ACTGGCATTGTCTAGGATTGCAGAAATCATACAGGGAGAAATGGGGCATGCTTGGTTAAGCCCAGCTGTGAGAGGAGAGCCAGGATCACTCAGATTGCTACTTTGTTTAGCTGTGAAGATAGTGTATTGTGACTCAGCATATTCTAAAATCCCATGATAGGATcaaagagagataaaaatatattgtcCAGCCCTTGCAGTGCATAATTAAACCCCTGTTGTGAACGCTGCTGTAAAATGCATGAGATGTGGTTGCAGCCACACTTTTGGCAAACCAACTGCATGATTCAAGCGTGATGTCAGATCAGACGTAGATTATTTGCTAACTGAGCTGTCGAATAGACGAACTTTCTGTCTGCTGCCAAAAAACCTTTCTACATGTTTCTGATGTTTGCCTTTTACTACGCCTCTTGTGGGGTTTATTGCGTCATGTTCACTGTGGCATCAATTCACCAGCACAGTTTGATCTTATGCTtgacacattaacacacattgAGAATATGAAAGGGCTAGATTCTTGTCACTTGACCGGGCTTGAACAGACTGGACCAACTACTGGTGTGTAACAATGTCACAACACAAGGCTAAATATGGAGATGTTTTTGTGaccatttttgttgttggtggtggtggctgAGTTGCCTCAGACACAGTCCATGTAACTGCAGCATCTGAGGCTTGAATCCAACACAAACCGTTCGAGTGGACTTATCTTGGCCTGTTTTTTAAAGTCTTCTAGTGTCTTCTTATGTCTGATTCTTTTGATCTGGCAGGTTTTAGACCACACACTATAGATTTAACTTTGTGCAAAGCAAGTAACTGTCTTTTGAGAAGCTGCGCTCAGATTGAATGGTGATTGCTCGTGAATGCAGGAGGGATCAACGATAAACCTCAGCAGTTTTCTTTATCTGTGCATTTCCCTCTGCATTCTCCTCTTCAATCATTTCTACTCTAAGGCATGAGGAGTAATATATCACAGGAAAGCAGATATTTCTGAAATACTAACAATAAGCAGCGATGACTGGAgcctttttacatttaaaccaTTATGCACTTCATAAAGTTATGTGCTGAATCTGGAGGACAGACTGAAGTTGCCATCACGCTCGAAAACTCTGCATCGAGCTGCACGCTGAATCAACACCTGTTAACACCAGTGTTGTTTGCAATATTTCTGTCATACACAGACATTGGCCACCGATGAGTacatctgttttctctttttttttttaaactgcctgTGTGCATCAGTATTCCCCTCCCTCACCTCAGCTATCACTGGTATAATCTCTTATAAATAACTACAATTTGTCTTGAGATTCAGTTACTGCAAAACATTAGAGAGAGGCAGTGGCTGCACCAACAGCTTTCTAAGCCCATGTATACTATGTGCAGTTTCTTCTGTGCAAGTCTGACTGCCCTGCTGATTCCAGCTGTGATATATCAATGTCTGTTACTCATTCTTCCTGACCATTCTGCAATTTGAAGCTGTCACAGGTCTGGATCAGCGATGAGCAACCTGTTATTTCATAATGTGTATAGTTTTGGCGTCAAATGACAAGAATTACTGAGGAACTGACTCTTCAGCCCTCCATGTAGACCTACTCTTAAACTCTGTGATACatgctcttgtttctttttgggcAACTCTTACTCAccctgtttctttattttttttttgactctttttcactctccttCATGGAGACTTTTGTTTAGTATGAATCGTTTTTTGATTCTTATTCACCCCTATGCTCACCTCTTTCTGTCCCATAACACATTCGTGTCTTTTAGTGTACCAGCCCCCTCTGTCTAGCAGTGATTCATTAGGTAGGTATTGCTTTCCAGTGGAGTGAACTTTGGCCGAAGCAGAATGTTTCTCACAGTAATGCTTTAATAGTGTAATCTGAGTTTAAGGGCCAGAGGTTGCTGTTTAAAGTGAATATTTGAGTCCTTGCTGATTAGAGGAGGGGGACAGGAGTTAATGGGGTtttcaggaaatgaaatgtataTCCACAGTCTGTAGTTCAACTGTGTACTGTTTCAACCCTAAAGTGTAGTTTGAAGAAAACCATTGCCGGGgattttcaatttatttcaacCTTATATATACCACATCCACAGATGATTCTCTTTGGTTTTACTCTCATTACAAAGATGCAGGCACGATTCATATTTCCCATAATAAACTCTGATgttgacaaaatacatttctgaattCCATATAGTCAGCTGCTGTCTCgtctctgtgttttatattagGATAAATTTAACTTCACAGCACATATTACCCAGACTTTAAGAAGGGTGCAAATGTGTATCAGCTGTAAAATAACATTCAAGAACGCAGAAACTGGCAATAAACcttaaagaaatttaaataaaattagtaATGGACCCCTACACAAGTCTTACAAACTCATGCTGTGCAGCTAAACATTTTTCACACCcactggagctgaaatgattagtttatTAACACATTAGCTGACCAACAGAAGATGAATCTGTGACTACAATGAAAAACTAATAGAgtcatttttaagtaaaaggCAGAATATTCCCCAGTAGTGGCTTCTCAAATGGGAGAAGCCACTCAAATTTCCTGGTTTCCTTAGTCTGTGGGTAGAAATTAataccaaatttttttttaaatgtgtataaaataatgCACAACACAACCAGATAATTTGCATTTGATGGAATGATGcagtcataaaaacacagaggctgtctggtattttttatttttttatttaaaacacatgaCAAGGTAATTGTTTTTCACTTGTCACAGTACAGAAACCACCTTATTGATCCTGTACATGATTACATTGGTGACAATTCGGGTTATCATTTTTAGCGACGTGTTTGTTGACACTTGTTTCCTTCCTGTTCAGAGTTTGTGTGAAGAAGTCAACTCAGGAACGCCTGGCCCTGAAGATCCTCATTGATCGCCCCAAGGCCAGAAATGAGGTTAGAGGAAACACTGTTGGTTGTGATCAGTGcctgttgtttgttgtctttgtccATATCAATATGCTTtgctctgtctgcctgcttATTATCAGGCTTTATTAATTCCTGCTTTTCTTAACTTGTCAATCTGTCTCCTGCGCTTCTACTGTCTGTTTTAATGGGCCTCTTTGTCCGTAGCATTGTCTTCCTGCGGTGAGCAGTTTGTCTAGCAGCCTCTCCACGTCATTTGCAGCCTTCTGTTTTGATCTAGCGGCTTATACCGCAGTTAAGCTGTGAGACATGCAgtcaaaacaagaaacacagacTTGTTTCACACAAGCTCTTGGTGCTGAATGGGGAAAGCTGTCACTGACAAGCAAATACAAACTGATTATTACcattaaacaatatattttttaggCACTTGTATCATCTTTTCATATCAGGGTATAGGGggaggttttgtgtgtgtgcaatatAAGGATTAGTTCAGTCTACATGTTTGGTTATAAAGGTAACACTGTCTTGGTCTATCTCTTGGTCTCTTTGCTTACTCTGACACTGCATAATTTTGCATCATTGCAACAAGTTAGTAGGAAGAAGCTTCCTTACTGTTACCTGCATAATTTGCAGTTCCatttgtaaaatctgttttatttatgagtTCTAAAGGCAGATTCTTGCCATGGCAAGCATGACTTAATGAAGATAAAATCTATTTCTGTTAAAGTTCTTGTGTCACAGCTCCTTTACTAAAGTACTAAGCCACCTTCAGTTTCCAGGTATTCAACATTCCCCTGACCTTTTCCAATAAAGGTCAAGGGAGCCAATAAAATTTTAGAAGCATTGATGTACATAGCTTAGATATTGGTTATTGAATTTCTGTTATTACCTTTCTACACATTGTGGTAGGGTTTGATGATATGACAgtacagtcctggttaaaattatttgcacccctgaatttaagtacagaatttagaatatcttcagaaataattgCAAATTAAGCCAATTTGAATAATcagaataatttaataaattgtccaaggttactgaacaaaaaggaaaaaaaaaaaacttgcataatagttaaataataaaaacacaaaatataccccagtcacaattattggcacccttcactaatatttggttgtagagcctttggcaacaatggcagcctctaaatgtttcttgtagccaccTAGAGGCTTCTTGCACGtatctgctggtagtttctgctactcttccattgctatgcgttcaagctcttttaagtttgcaggagtcctttttgcagtggcagacttcagctctctctcaAGGTTTTCAATGGGCTTTAGTTCAGGACTAATTGCTGGccattttaaaacagtccatcttttccttttcaaccattcttttgtgctgctggatgtgtgctttgggtcattgtcctgctgaaagacccacgACCTTCgtctcaaacctagttttctgacattggataacacattttgctctaaaatgccctggtgatcttctgatttcatcctTCCTTTGATACTTTCAACGCCTCCaataccagaggcagcaaagctgCCCCACAGCACGATAGAACTTTcgccatgttttactgtaggtaggctgttcttttccttatgggcttaatttcattgcctataaacaaactgatgtgCTGCATTCCCAAAGATCTGTACTGtactggtttcatctgtccatacaaatattatcccagaaagactgtggcatATCTATGCAAACATTACTTTTGCCTTTTGTTCTTCCAATAGTGGTGccctccttggccttcgcctatggagccctacttggtttagtgtgtggcgtaTAGTAGGGGCTGAAACCACCAGACCTCCAGATTGCTCCcggtcagcctgaagctctttagatgtcatgcgtggtgttttttccacaatctgcatcaacctttgcagatgtctctcattgagtttcctcttagcaccatgtcctggaagtgtcttaacacttttatgactgtgaaacttcttgataacattacgaactgttgagACAGGAATTTCAAGATCTTTTGCGACTGCCTTGTAACCATtgaaattgttatgttttttgataacagcatttctgatgctctcagacagctgtCTTGTCTTCgctattgtgaaaaagaaactgaaaacaatcagccccttttaatgcagtaaaaccatcattcattggttaattcaggtcatgtggacactgaaaattaagaacaggtgagtcttatttgttttttatttattttaaattcatcaaacgGGTACGAAAAATTGTGTCAAGCgtatattttatgtctgtaattttatttcactatatgaaagcttttgttgttgttgttgttgttgttgttgttgttgttgttgttcagtaactttggacattttatttaatattttgattatacaaaagtggttaattttcatttatttctgcagatattctaaattcagcACTTAAAATTCcggggtgccaataatttcaaccaggactttaTATACTGTGAAACCACAGAAATACATTGGCTGTTAGCAATTTCGCTGTATAGTTACTAAGGTATCACTTTATTATCTCTTGTTGTATTACGCCATTTTTGGCAATTTCACAAATCATTGAGCGGGACTTTCTTTATGAGAATATTGCGTCAAAATTTACTATCCCACCATATATATTGATTTTTAGGATATAAAAGTACTTGTCATGTCATGGTAGAATAagcccttttcacagcagacgttttgacttatcacagtaggaaaagcacaagtgttactaataacattaacaatagCCCTGTTCCATTCAAATGACCCAGTAagacatgacagtgtgacagggACCCCCCTGCTTGGTAAAACTAGATGATGTAGGCACCGATATTGACATATAGCAATGAGgtgaaacaaaatcacaaacactAGGTTCTCTGTCATCTTTGCTGTAGTGAATGATTGCAATGAGGTTGTGATGCTGTTCTGTGTTGCAGTTATTTtgcatgattttaaaatgaaaatgtaacatatttAAGTGAGTTACTCTATACACCATGTTTGATTCTGTTCCATGCAGGTACGTCTCCATATGATGTGTGCCAACCATCCGAACATAGTGCAAATCCTGGAGGTTTATGCCAACAGTGTCCAGTTCCCACATGAGTCTAGCCCAAGGTAaagagctctgtgtgtgtgtgaattggtTTGTAAAatcctgtgctttttttttttttttaaacaagccatctcttctctttcactgttttcctcTGACTATCCACATCttctttcttgtattttttacaGAGCAAGGCTTCTGATAGTTATGGAGATGATGGAGGGTGGTGAGCTGTTCCACAGAATCAGTCAGCACAGGCACTTTACTGAAAAGATGGCCAGCCAGGTCACTAAACAGGTAGGTGAAGACACATATACactatgcacacacaaacacacactccagcaTATCACGAATCAACACAGCTGGCTCTTTAAGTTCTCTGAATGTGATTTTGTACAGTAGATATTTAAGTCAGTGTTGATCCATCAGTGGTTTCGCATGGTTATCATTCTGTCATTCTGTCCGTCTTTGTGTTGAACATTTTCTTCCTGTGGGTAACAGCATGTCTCACAGCCTCTCCATGTCATTAACATCCCCCTGCTGAGATCAAAAAGCTCATGCAGCAGTTTAGCAGTGAGACACATGGTCAACAGAAGTAACACACACTGGCCTCAAATCAAGGCTGTTTAAAAcacgtatgtgtatgtgtatatatatatgtatgtatgtctcAGTCTGATGTCTCTTCCACCTGTAGATCAGTCAAGCCTTGGAACACTGTCACTCTCTAAATATTGCACATCGTGACCTGAAGCCAGAGAACCTGCTCTTCAAGGATAACTCTCTGGTAGGTGGCTGGAGTTGCACTGCATTGCACAGAGAATGAATATAGacataaatattgcatttttaaaagtataCCAGAACCACTACTGATGCCACTGCTTATGCTTTTGAGCTAATTCATTGTGAACACAAAATGCAGTATATGCTACAGCGGAATAGAAACCTTGCTGGACTTTAAGTCTGCAGCCAGTGATTTATGTTTTGAAACACTGTAAGGGAGAAATTTTTCTTGGCTATATCTAACAGACTGCGGCCAAGATAATGTAGAAGATTTGGAAATATCCAATCTGAAGTTGCTGTGATAGACTTAGAATCCATTCTACTTTTCGCTGATATCCCAAATGTATCGCATAGAAGGAAACCCTATCAAGTGAAACTAAGTGAAGCCACTGAGATGTAAACAAATTGAAACGTTTTACAGGAAGCTACTAAAATATGTTTCTCTACTCTCTCCACATTTGTGCTTCTCACTCTGTGATTCTGTCTTTTCAACAGGATGCACCTGTGAAGTTGTGTGACTTTGGCTTTGCCAAAATTGATCAAGGAGACCTGATGACCCCTCAGTTCACTCCTTACTACGTAGCACCTCAGGTAAAGGGCAAACATAGAGCGCATAAATTGAGCTCGTGCCTTGATTGTTTAGGGacatcaaaaacacattaataaaaatTGAACTCGTGTTATCTTGATGTATCCCTTCCGCCACTGTTTTTGTTCAGGTACTTGAGGCTCAAAGAAGACACCAGAAGGAAAAGTCTGGAATTATACCTACCTCACCCACTCCATATACCTATAACAAGGTGAAACCCATGTCTTCCGACTAAGCATTCATCCTTAGAGTAGTTGCTGCAAGCCATGTTCCTCAAATTTCATTCATAAAtatcccttttctctttccagaGCTGCGACTTGTGGTCTCTTGGCGTGATTATCTACGTAATGTTATGTGGCTATCCTCCGTTCTACTCCAAGCACCACAGTCGCACGATCCCAAAGGACATGAGGAAGAAGATCATGACGGGCAGCTTTGACTTCCCTGAAGATGAGTGGAGCCAGATCTCCGAGATGGCCAAGGACATTGTACGCAAGTAAgtccttttcccttttccttgcTATGTCTCTCCACTGAAACAGCTGAATCACACGTGGCAAACTTTAAACCCATTGGTTAAACACTtgttaaacatactgtatgtgagacaTGTTTAACAAATTTCTGAGACAGACCTGGGCAGACTCCTTAGTTGACTCAGTAATGGCTGTTTGTTGCCCCATTAGGGACAGAAGCACACATGGTGTGTTTGTCTTCTCCATCCATTTTGAACAGCATATGTTGTTGGTAGTTCTGTTCTTTTCACTTGTAATGTTTTGACTGGCTAAAATGTATATccaagttgttttgtttttggtgtgcAAAAACATATCAGAATGCTGCTTGCATCTTATATTTTATTCTGGCATGTTATTGTCCCTATTATCCCCACTTGTCTTGCTTCTTCCCAtatctccttccttctctcccgCTTCCTAATTTTCATTCATCCCATCCCTCTGACActctcattcattcatcatttctcTGTCCAATAATTtgctctccctcccctcctcatcCCATCCCCGCAGGCTGCTGAAGGTGAAGCCAGAGGAGAGGCTGACCATCGAGGGAGTCTTGGCTCACCCTTGGCTCAACTGCACCGAGGCCCTCGACAACGTGCTGCCCTCCGCCCAGATGATGATGGACAAGGTGAGTGGGAAGTCAAAGGTGGCACAATCTTGCATTGCACCAGTGTTGTACGGTCATGCTGCTGTTCCTAAATGACCTGAACAGCAGAGGCCACTATAGAGAGTTAGTCACCTTACCTGTTCTAAAATGCAGTacactgtcctcctcctcctcttcttacTGTCTGTCCTCTTACCTCCCAGGCGGTAGTCGCAGGTATCCAGCAGGCCCATGCAGAGCAGTTGGCCAACATGAGAATTCAGGATCTGAATGTCAGCCTGAAGCCCCTAAACTCTGTCAACAACCCAATCCTCAGGAAGCGGAAACTACTAGGGTATGATTGCTCTTAacttttttcatcatcttttctCATCTTacattttaaagtcagtttagtttttttctgtattctaTATTATAGAAACATTGCACTTAAAAATATTATCGCACTGGTAAATATAAACTAATATCACATTCTCTTCAGTTATTGTTCTCCTAAGTGGCTCTCCATGTAGTCTATAGTCGTTGTTATAATGAACTTTAGGGGTCCCTGTATTTAATAGCATATCAAAATTTGAgtctgaaatgtattttgttgtccATGTTGCAGCCCCAAGCCCAGTGATGGTTTCTTCATTCATGACCCAGAGAACGGAGGGGAAGACTCCAATGTAGCGCTGGAAAAATTACGAGATGTGATTGCACAGTGTATACTACCACAAGCCGGTCAGTAAACCCTGGTGTTTAAGAAATCTTAACCAACAGCACTAAAAACAGATGTTCTACCAGCATTTTACTGAAGAAAGAACTACAAATGCACATATTTTGTACACTGAACAAATTATCAGTGTATACTGGTGTAATTTGCTGCAATACAGAAAAGCACAGAGGGCCTGTCTGCATTTTCTCTTGGAGTTATGTTTGCTTAATGATCAATAACAATTAGCATTTCTAATGCTGTAAAGAGTGCCCCGATCAGTATGCTTGACTTTATCTGCTGTCAGTATTGCCTGTAACATGATTGATCGGGACGTGTACAGGGTGTTTCTTATTTATCATGAGTCATTGGCTGCTGTCATGTGGGGTTTTTGCGTGCTCCTATATGTAAATATTGTGCGTGGATTTGGGGTCAGATCAGCGATTCTCAGTGGCTAGAGAGCACCTCCGACCAGCGCATTCAGTTCAGCAGCCTCTCTCTCATCATTTCTGTTGTGCATGAAAGCCGAGCATTGTGTCAGTCAGCATGCAGTGAAGACGTTCCCGCCCTTCCAGATCACACACCTTTTGTGAAGCAGGTTTCTCCTTTTATGTCagccacaaaaacaaagttttggACTGGAATGAATATAAGAAACACCCTCCCATAGtgatttttccaaaaagtgacaaattcattaacaaacaaattagTTATGAAACTCGAAACAAAATCAGATTGTAATTCCAACACTGTC
Above is a genomic segment from Xiphias gladius isolate SHS-SW01 ecotype Sanya breed wild chromosome 19, ASM1685928v1, whole genome shotgun sequence containing:
- the mapkapk5 gene encoding MAP kinase-activated protein kinase 5 isoform X1, which encodes MSEDNNADKFIKETSILDEYNINWTQKLGAGISGPVRVCVKKSTQERLALKILIDRPKARNEVRLHMMCANHPNIVQILEVYANSVQFPHESSPRARLLIVMEMMEGGELFHRISQHRHFTEKMASQVTKQISQALEHCHSLNIAHRDLKPENLLFKDNSLDAPVKLCDFGFAKIDQGDLMTPQFTPYYVAPQVLEAQRRHQKEKSGIIPTSPTPYTYNKSCDLWSLGVIIYVMLCGYPPFYSKHHSRTIPKDMRKKIMTGSFDFPEDEWSQISEMAKDIVRKLLKVKPEERLTIEGVLAHPWLNCTEALDNVLPSAQMMMDKAVVAGIQQAHAEQLANMRIQDLNVSLKPLNSVNNPILRKRKLLGPKPSDGFFIHDPENGGEDSNVALEKLRDVIAQCILPQAGENEDEKLNEVMYEAWRFNRDCKLLREGLHGLSWDGRAFSDKVDRLKLAEIVKQAIEEKTNLQESH
- the mapkapk5 gene encoding MAP kinase-activated protein kinase 5 isoform X2, yielding MMCANHPNIVQILEVYANSVQFPHESSPRARLLIVMEMMEGGELFHRISQHRHFTEKMASQVTKQISQALEHCHSLNIAHRDLKPENLLFKDNSLDAPVKLCDFGFAKIDQGDLMTPQFTPYYVAPQVLEAQRRHQKEKSGIIPTSPTPYTYNKSCDLWSLGVIIYVMLCGYPPFYSKHHSRTIPKDMRKKIMTGSFDFPEDEWSQISEMAKDIVRKLLKVKPEERLTIEGVLAHPWLNCTEALDNVLPSAQMMMDKAVVAGIQQAHAEQLANMRIQDLNVSLKPLNSVNNPILRKRKLLGPKPSDGFFIHDPENGGEDSNVALEKLRDVIAQCILPQAGENEDEKLNEVMYEAWRFNRDCKLLREGLHGLSWDGRAFSDKVDRLKLAEIVKQAIEEKTNLQESH